A stretch of DNA from Bos taurus isolate L1 Dominette 01449 registration number 42190680 breed Hereford chromosome 25, ARS-UCD2.0, whole genome shotgun sequence:
GTTTTCCTTGACCTCAGGAGTGGACACCTTATCTCTTCACTTCAGCAGAGCTCAGCTtctgccactagctttgtccttaGTATCAGGGCGAGAACAAAGCTTCAGTTTTACTCCGCTTGACAAATACCAGCTGCCTGGCCCAGGGGCCCATCTATTTCCTACCTCtacatgaccttggacaagtccctTATTCTGCTTCTCCAGTTTCCTTGTTCCTGTAACAGGAAAACACCTACCTTCGGAGGCTATCAGGAGGTGCAACTGACAGTATATTTTACAAGGATCTTATGAACCGGAAAACGTCATGCACACGTGAGACCTTAGCCACTGTATACTGGGCTGAGCCCTTGGAACGCTCACTGCTTATGGAAGGTGCTCAAAGGTTATTTACTTGAACTGAGGTACGATCATTTTCCTGTTTATACCatctgttttctacttttttttttggttgttgttattgttgctgtttttgaCGTTTCAGCCAGATTACACTTACAAATATCCACTTTCTAGAACTGGCATGTTTTAACACAAAATGGACTCTAAAATATGTTAAGAAATAACTCATGGACATTCGAAATTAGGAAGTTTGCACTAACGGGAAAGCTACCCAAAGCCCCATAACCAGTTTGCGGCGACCGGAGAAAGGCCCACGCCGCCCCAGGCTTCAGACGCCCCCGCCCGTAGACGCCCCGCCGTCCCAAGGCAAAGCACAGCGTCCCTCTGTGACACAGCACAGGCAGGACCCCAAACCCCGACGTAGTCTCACCTGGCAGGAGGGGCCACGCGGGAAGTGCGGCTTCGGCTTCCACGAGGCATCTTGACTGCACTGCTAAGCGACGTCAACAGGCGGGAGACTCTGAGACCCTGGCGGATTCTGCGAAGCGCGAGAGCGGAAGTTGAGAGGCCGGGCTGGTCTTAGCGCGCGGCCAATCAGCGCACAGGGCTTCCGCTCTCCGACTTCTCCACGGGTTTGAAGGTCACAGGAAGAGCAGGACGTCACGGCTGCGCCTCGTCGCATGCAGTTGACGTCAGACGCTCGGGGCCAGGACTGTTTAGAAAATCGGAGGTGGCCGTGGGTGTGGAAATTCTGTCCGAGCCTTAGCGCGACTCACAACCGTTTCCTAGGGCACAAGGACCGTCGCTTCTACCTTCAAACGTTTGCTTATTAATGTGGTAGGTCAGCTTCAACCTTGAGAGAGTGAGTCAGACCTCTGGCGAGAGTGAGTCAGACCTCTGGCGTGGTTGTTCCTGGACCTTGGGtcagttacttaacctttctcaCCATTAAGTTACTTATTTGAGTATTTCTTGAAGCACAGTGTGGGCACATAATAAGACTGAAATGAAGAAAACGGACAATTTTAGGGATCGACAGAGCCGAGTTGGTTCTACTTGTGTTTTGTCTGTTCATCCAGTAAACAAAAGTTAAATTCAGACAGTAATAATGCCTTACTTTTATGTATTTCACACATTTCCGAACCCCTTCATGTGTATTATAGAACTTGTGCCCGTAAGTGGAATGATATTCGTTCACTGATAATGAAATAAGGTGTTCTGAATGATTTCCCAAGTGCTATCTAGGTTTAGAGCAGGAAACAAAACTACCTTCAAGGAGTTTAAATTCATAGAGGCGAGACACAAACACCTACATTAATTAGATGGTGATGATAGGAAGCAAAAGCAAGATAAGCGAGGTGTAGAGAATTAGGGGTCCGAGAGGGCAGGAGGTTTTTTTTGAAGGGGCAGTATTTGAACGGAGTCCTTAAGGAAGTGGGGAGGCAAGCCACCCCAAGGGTAAGAGCTTTCCTGACAGTGAGAACAAGCAATTGCAAAGGCCCCAAGGATCTGTGCTTCAGTGATACTTGGTGGAAAGTTCTTTTAACCATGTATTTTAGGGCCTCTGCAGTAGGGGACAAGTAAACTAATGGCATTTCATGGGGGGCTTCGTGGAAGTCCTTGGAGATGGGATGGGTTTTATGGAGGAGAGAAAGCAGAGGTAGAACCTCCATTTCTGCTTGGATGTCAGTCAGAAATTTCCCCCTTTCACCAGAGGTGACAGAGTTAAAGCAGCCTTTTCAACAACAGCAGAATGTTTGTGGAACTGAGGGGTAAATAATGCAAAAAATTTTgtgaaaaagttttattttcacagaatttcttaaagaaatgaaaactgtaaATGGTAAGCCCTTGTATTTGCCTTTGGATAATTCATAAAAAGAGATGGGAGAAAGGAACcttatttatatacttatttttaattgaaggacctTATTTAGGTTTTAGGAACCTTATTTATAAAGGACATTCTGGGACCGGAAGAGCTTAGACTGAGGAGAGCTTTGGACAGACAGGCATGCAGACCAGAACAGAGACAACTTTAATTTTACCTCGCTAAGTCATTCATTCCTAAATTGAGGAGAGAAAATTAGATGTTTGTACAAGGTTATTTTGTGAAAGTAAGAGATTTAAAATAGTCTAAATCTCTGTCAGTAAAAtacaggttaaaaaaataatggcaCACTCACAATATCAGtgcagttcaattgctcagtcatgtccgactctgtggcccccatggactgcaggccttgcctccctgtccatcatcagctcccggagtttactcaaactgtccattgagtcggtgatgccatcctaccatctcatcctctgtcgtccccttctcctcctgccttatgtctttcccaggatcagggtttttttaaatgagtcagctcttcgcatcaggtggccaaaatattggagtttcagcttcaacatcagtccttccaatgaacattcaggactgatctcctttaggatggactggttggatctccttgcagtccaagggactctcaagagtcttctccaaaccacagttcaaaagcctcaattcggcactcagctttccttatagtcccaactctcacatccatacgtgactactggaaaaacaaagctatatataaagctaaaaaaaaaaaaaagtttttctgtatattgataTGAAATGATTTCCAAGCTAAACTgtcaagagaaaaaaagcaaacgGCAGAAGGTGCAAGGTGCTATTATTTGTGTGAAACGGAGAGAAAAGaccatattgtgtgtgtataaaatagctGACAACACTGGTTGCTTTAAGGCAGTGGCACaaattcagttaaaaagtaaTCAAAATTTGAACAAAGAACTCTTGCAGATGTTGTTACAGACATTTGGCTGAATGGACTCTTGATGATTGCAAttaaaaattgcagagggagaCAAAGGGTAAGGGAAGAAAATCCTGAAGGCTAAGATAAATATCAGAAGCTTTAAAACTGTGCAGACTTTGTTCCATAAATTCCATATCTAGGAATTTTCAAAAGTCGTGAATGTGAAAGAAATTAGCCATAAGGATGTTGATTtaacaaaatgtataaaataggGAAAACCTGAAATACCTTAAGTGTCTTGCAATGTATTTAGAATTAGTTAAATAAGTTCTAGTACCTAAATATGATGAAATGTTTGGCATCCATTTAAAATGTTATAGAATATCTGACATGAGAATTGTCTTCACAAAATATTAAGTGAAAGCAGATTATAAAATAGTATATACAGTATGTATTTTGAGAaagttcatatatattttaaaaactggaattaCATACAGCCAAGTAGTGATGTTATCCATTGGATACtgctttctctgcttcctttcatttttttttttttggcctgtctCTATTTTCCAATTTGTCTACAGTGAACACACAATGAATAAACCTACCCTGGTGGTTTAAAGCGTGTCCTCAAATTCCTTGACACTCCCTTCAAAAGGTGAAGCCAAATTAAATTCTTCTCCAACctcatgagagaccctgagcTAGAACTACGCAACCAAGCCACTCCCAAATTCTTGACGCACAGAAGCTAAGatagtaatttgttacacagcaatacGTAACCAGTACGCATAATCTCTATCTACAGTGACcgtatttgaattttaaaagctctACTATCTAAAATGGGCAAAATCTAGTTAGAACACTTTACGGGTTGCTTTAACATAGCTGATGTCTATCTGGGTATGCTGTACTTTACAGCAGAAATTGTGAGGAACTGAGATGTTTAAGACATTAAGGTCCATACactgtgtactcagttgctcagttgtgtcccactctctgcgaccccatggtctgtggcctgccaggctcctctgtccatggggtttcccaggcaagaatactggagtgggctaccatttcctgctccaggggatctacctgactcaggaattgaacccgtgtctcctgcattggcaggtggattttttaccgctgctccacctgggaagtccatacaCTGTAAATGTAGTTTTGTGTTTGGATAACTAAGACATATGTATATGattatagtgcctggcacataccagacaagaatgaatgaatgaatttaactGATGATCTAAAAGTACAAAATACTATAAAACAAGTTGTTGTGTTGTCTATATGAAGTTCTAAAGGATTTTAAGGGGATGGATATTCAGTGTGAGTGATGGCTTCAGGAAGAAAGTGGCACTTTTAAGTATAGCTGACactagttttagaaaaattaaaattgattaaGGGCACCCTGAGTAGGATAGCACAGATTTAAATGAAGAGGAAGAATTGAATATGGTGAGTTTAGAGGACAGAAGACCTGTGTCAAGAACCAGTGTGTTTTTGGAAGTTGTGAgaaacaaatttaagaaaatccAATAGATGATTTCCAGCACAATATAAGGCATCTAAGCTTTTTAACCTACAAGGTTACAGCAGTCATTGAGGGTTTTTATATGATTAAAGTGATCTTCAGGAAGATTGGTCTAGCCATGTCTGAGATGTAGTAGAGGGAGACTAAgggtaaggaaaaaaaatcctgaaggCTAAATAAGACAGTGGTGATGGGAACATTATTAGTAACTATTATATATCAGGCAGAGAgctttatatgcattatttcatttatgctTCACAAGAACTCTTGAAATAAGTACTGTATCATTCCTAACTTATAGGTAAGGATACAGATGTATAGAGTTTAAACAACTTGCCCAAGTCCATACAGGCATTTTACTCCAAAACCAGGAGGACTCCTACCACACTGCCTGAATGTTggagacatttttaaagaattaatgaaATCAGTGAAAGAACTTAAGGCTTCCTgacaagagaggaaaaagagggaTCATGTTctgtaaacttaaaaataatcaccatttattgagcaccaattATGTGCCAAGCCCTTAAGTGTGTTAGATGTTTTATATACTTTATCAATTATCAGTTTGGCAGGGCAACCCAGtatgattcccattttacaaatgtgaaACGTGAAGCTTGGCAGAAGTTGAAAGTAGTTACCACTCAAAGTCTGCTGAATGCCAGGTCAATGAACAGCCATTGCTAGGATTAAAATTCAGGTTGCTCATTCCAGAACACCACCCTTCTTTCCTCACCACTGGGTGCAGAGGCCTGACAGAATGCACACTGAAGAGACAGGAAAGGGACCCTGCCATACTCTGCATAATCTTTAAACATGGAATCTGTGGGTGGTTCTGAGCCACAAAAGGATGTCTACAGTTGATGaaaatggtggtggtgggaagAGTGAATGTTTTTGAGTATCTGTTAATGTCTTCTAACTTGTACGGCCTCTGGAAAGTTACTTGAATTCTATGCCTCAGAATcccctgtaaaatggagatagcaTTCACTTCAAACGATTGTTGTGGGCCAGTGGTGCAGAGAACCTAGCATACAccatttgaatttaaaatacttCTATTCTGACAAACAAATATTAAGGGCACACAGTCCTAGGTAACATTTGAGTTAAAGTCTTATACAAATTCCTATCTCTGTTCTGCCCCTATTCATCTCTGTCACTTCTTTACACTTAACTCAAATATTTGTGGGCTTGAAACAAATTACCACAACAAGTTAACCAAAAAAAACACCAGAAGACTTAAAATGCCATTCTTGCTGCTCTCTTTTAATGAAAAACCCTAAACCCTAAGCAGGCATACCCACTTGGATGTTACTTAACAATCAGTAAGGAAAAGTTACTGAAGCAGTAAACTTAAGCGATGTTGTAAAGTTCTGCTGACCAACATGGACTGTTCCCCTTAGGACCACGATTACAGCTGGAGTCAGAGAAAATACTTATATCAGGTCCTTCGGGTATGGGTATCCTGTAGAAAAtcagacaaaaaacaaaattcaattaTTCTCTTTAGTCCGTGCATAAACACTGCAATTAAATCCCTTCCTTGTATTTTTAGGAAGATGTTTTCTGCGTTTCCTAGCCCCGTCTACCCAACtacaaatttccaaaatataattttacactATTCCAACCGCAGCCGGGAGAGAAGCTGGGAGTTTAGGGGGCCCACCCGGCTAATGACTTGGCTACAGGGTAGCCTCAGAAGGGGGCGACTGTGCCGGGTCGAGTCGCAGGGGACGGATCGGAGCGCCGCCCGGGCGATCGCACGGCTCCCCGGGGCCCGGGCCACTGGCTGCCTGCACGCACCGGCGCTCAGGTGAGACGGGTGCGCGGCCGGGGCTGCAGCTGGCGCTGGCGACGCTTGCGCTGGCTGTTCAGGAGCTTCTGCGCGATCTTGCGCTCGTGGCCGCCGGGCACCAGCCAGTTGGTGCGCAGTTCTCGCTCGCGCCGCGTCCGGCCCTTGATGCGACCGGCCCCGCAGGCTGGGAAGTCGCGAAAGTAGTAGTAATCCGGACAGTCATAGAACTCCTCCTCGGAGCCCACCGGGGGCCACACGTCGGGTGGCGGTGGCTGCGCTCGAGGCTGGACAGTGGGAGCGGCCGGCTCCATCGCGCCGGGTCGCCCGCCCGGGCGGGTGCGCGCGTTTCTGGAGGGCCACGCCCCGCGCTTCGATTGGCGTCGCCGGAGAGGGGGTGGAGCCTAGGGATGACGTCACAGAGCTGGGATGCTCCCTGGCGTGAGGCCTCTGCGCTGCACGCAGTCCGGGTAACCATGACCTTTTTCTCCATCCAGTTTTGTGCACCCCCAGTGGGAGAGGggcggaggaggcaatggcaccccactccagtactcttgcctggaaaattccatggacggaggagcctggaaggatgcagtccatgggatcgctgagggtcggacacgactgagcgacttcactttcacttttcactttcatgcattggagaaggaaatggcaacccactccagtgttcttgcctagagaatcccagggatggcggagcctggtgggctgccgtctatggggtcgcacagagtcggacatgactgaagtgacttagcagcagtagcagtgggaGACGGGCATTTGGCAAATCCGATCGAAGACCCGTTTATGTCGGTCAAAAGTGGGAAATTAGCCAATTATCAATAGTGAGGGGCTGTGCATTCGTCGGGGTGATCAACAGTGAGCATTTTGTCAGGTTATTTGATGACATGAGTTAAGTGCTCAGTAATGATGATGGTTTGATAGctaaaccatggactgtagcctgccaggcttctctgtccatgggattttccaggcaagaatactggagtgggttgcagtttccttcaggggatcttcccaacccaggaatcgaactcgggtctcctgaattgcaggcagattctttaccaactgaggtacaAGGGAAGCTTTGCGCAGTAATAATGCAAAATGAAAGATAGGGTTCTGAAATAATATCTCTGGTATCccagaaatgtattttttgaaATTGATTCATTCGTTTgtctgcaccgggtcttagttgcagcacacagctcttcttttaccttcgttgcgggcatgtggaatctgtagctggcatgtgggatctaatccCGACTGGGGATGAACCGTTCCCTTGAATTGAGAGCGCCAAGTCTTAGcgactgaaccagcagggaagtcccccagtaatgtatttttaaaacacatctaGATGAAAAGGAAATGCATCAGAATGCTAAAAGTATTCCTGCTGCTAGGGGCATAcattagttcttttttctttccatagTCCATGTGTTTGATAAGGAGTAGGAAATAAGTATTAAGCGAGCAATTAAGAAGGGAAAGTTACCTTGCCTTGTGGAAGGCCAGGAACCGCGCGGCAATTTTGGATTATCCGAGGGTGCCCAAGTACTGTGGTCAGGGGACGCTGGTGTGATAGCTTGATGCTCTGGCAGTTAGGGGGTGAGGGCCGAGAGTCGGGGAGCAGCCGCGCGCACCCCTCGTCCCACCCGCCAGCCCCGGCTGCGTCCAGCCCCGCGGGCATGGGGGAAAGGATGCTCGCGGAGAGCAGCTGAGGCGAGAGGAATCAGGCCGGGTGTTCTGCGCTGAGAAAAGGCCAGGTTTACATCCTCGCCGAGGGCTGATGCACCGCGGAGCAGGAGTCATTAACATCCAGCGGCACCCGAGGCTCTGCGGAGACTCCCAGGTCTAATTGCCTAATTACTGTCTCCCTAAACGCTGCTCTCAGGGTATTATTGCCAAGAATGCCTTTGTTTGCGTTTGGTTTAACTAGTGCAGATAATTCTCTTCCCACAAATATTGCAGCCATCTCCCCCGgggacttttctttttaatagatggaaaataattctctacttaaaaaaaaaaaaaaaaaaggcctcagATATTTGATCTTGCTGAGTTTCTGTCAGTGACCAAGTTGCCAATTTGAGTTTTTTCCCCCTGCTCTCTAAAGTCGTGTCCCTGGTGGGGCGTGGCCTACATACCGAGCTCTGAGGGCAATTTTGGCAGTTCCTTAAATGAGCAAGTCCCAGGAGAGTGTTTTTAATAACACACCCAGGGGATTTTCTCTTCCACCCTCGTGTCTTACACCTGCTACTGGGAAAGAGAGAACCTGTTTATTCCCATCCACTCTCCCACACattatctcttaaaaaaaaatctctttagaatttttaatgaaaatattcagacattctcaaaagtgaaaatagaacaaagaactCTCATAGCCCCTCACAGGGGAGCTTTTGCACAGTTATCAAGATCCTGTCTGGTTTGCTTTATCCCTTTCTGTTTTGCTCTGCTACAGATCTTAAGTTTTATTCCTGTGTATCTCaatggttgtggtttagtcactaagtggtgtcagactcttgcaaccacatggactgtagcctaccaggctcctctttccatgggatttcccaggcaagaatactgaagtgggctaccatttccttctctagggaatcttctccacccagggatccaacccatgtctcctgcttggcaggtggattctttaccattgagccacctaggaagcatgCATCTCAATATACAGCTCTAAAAAACTCAGcctatttcttaaataatttcaATCTCTAAATTACAATAGGAAACATACAACttggaatacattaaaaaaatctacagataAAATTTGCTTGTTATGGTGTTTAAGTCACTTCTTATATAGGGCGGGCCCctgcccttttccttttgccctgaCATGACTTGTTGCAAAAACTGGGTCAGCTGTCCTGTAAATGCCCCACTTTGTGGATTTATCTGCTTCCTTGTCATGTCATGTAACTTGTTCCTCTCTCCCATATCTTGTCAATTGAAGTTGATTCTAGAGGTGGGTTTATGCACAGATTCACTTTCCTAGGAGGTGATGTGTTTTGGCATCACACCAGGAGACCCACAATAGCTCATTGCCCCAGTTTTAGTGATTAGTGGGCTCAGGTGGTGACAGCCTATCCCTGCAACTGTATAGTTCAGGATTAATAGTTTCAATCGAATAGTTTCAACCAtggttcatttttttgtttgctgttgtgttcatttgttattatttcatTAGGTGCTGTGCGATGGtaattttttaattcaatgaTTTCTTCTACACTTAGTAGCTAGAATTCTTTCCCTCATGAATATACCTTAATATATTATttaggtaatatatttttataatatttaatataatattttttcttccagttttattgatatatagttgGTGTAGAGCACTGTATAAGGTTTACAGCATAATCATTTGACTTACAAAATGGCAAcccggtccagtattcttgcctggagaatcccatggacagaggaacctgctgggctacagtccatggggttgcaaagagtcgacaccactgagtgactaacactttcacactatcATGAAATGAGGACCCCAAGTAAGTTTAGTAAACATCTGTATCATCTCACAGAGACACAAAATTAAAGACATAGAAAAGCATTTTTTGTCCTTGTGGTGGGAACTCTTAGGATTTGTTCTCTTTTGTATATAATACACAACAGTGTTAATCATATTAATCATATTGTATGTTACATGCCTGGAACTTGTTTGTcttatagctggaagtttgtgTCTTTTGACGGCCTTTGTCCAAACCCCCACCCATACCGCTCTCCCACACATTACCACTAGACCTGTCCTACCAGAAATGCCACAAGGATTCCTTCAGGTTGACATGAAAGGATGCTAAACAGTAACTTGTAGTCATATGGAGACATAAAAATTCCTGTTAAATGTAATACATGGGTagtacttctctggtggtccagtggttaagactctgcactcccaatgcaaggggccagggtacaatccctggtcagggaacttgatcctgcatgctgcagctaaggcctggtgcaaacaaataaaaataaatacatacttttttaaaaagaatactatCAGAAGTTGTGAAAAAGCAActtacagaatggaagaaaatatttgcaaatcatatatctgataaggggttaatatctagaatatatgaAAAACAACAAGAACCAAAAAACAACACTGGTTAAAAATGGGCAACAGACTTGAATatacttttcttctttcagaaCCTTCCTTGCCATGTTGATTTCTAGATGGAGTCTGTGCCAGGTTCCAGTTAATTGCCTCTTGACTCCAAATTCACCCTTTATTGCTTGCTGTGCAAAAATTGAGGTGGACCACTTGAGTATTTTTTTCTAAACCAGCTGGCACAATGTTAGTTTTTGTCAACTGAACGCTCTGGAGAGTAACTGCAGGAGGAAGGGGTTTCCCTCCTCCTTTTGTTAGGTAGTCAGTCAGACATGGGCTGGTCCCTgccccatcctggacagggtcatctttctctctgccttccctacccccaccccacactgGTGATCAAAACACACCTCAAGATCTTCCCTTTTTGTGATCAAGGACCGATAAGTTTCCAGCCTTATCAGGACCAAACAAGATAAAACCTGCCAGCACAGGTGCACCAAGACCTAAAAGATGACTCGAAGTAACCCGGGGTTCATTATATTGTATTTGTAGTAAATTAGCATTTCAAGTTTGCCCCACCCACCCCGCCCCATGGTGGGTTCCACTTGGGTGCTTGTGGGTAAGTGCCTGTGCGCTAGGAGGAAAGTTATACAACCTAAAGCTGCCAATCAACTTAGTCAAATAACACAGGACAGAGAGAGGGACTTGCCACCACTCTGAAAAACCAACCCGACCCTGTTGCAGGCGGCTTCTTGTTTTCAGGCAGCCTgctttccttcattttctctgtttgGTGTGTACTTCTGCTTTGCTTAATACAACTCTTGCTATTTACAACTGCTCTCTGTCTCTTGATTGAATTCTTTCCTTTGGGGGATAAGAACCAAGGAAACACCTGTGTTTGGTGGTAACAATTCTAGGGTACTCCTGTATCGGGCTCCTGCAGTGTGTAGGGGTTCAGCTCTTGCAGTGCAGatggcttctccagcaccacgttTCCAACTCATGTAGCTCCTCCGGAGCCCCAGTCCTGCCATGACAGGGGCCAACACCACCCAGCAGCCGTACTTTCCCCCAATTCTCCCCACCTTGGATGGCTTTGTCTCAGGATGCCTCCATTGAGATTCCTCTCCATGAATGACTTTTCTTGACACTCCAGATggtaagtttgttttttgtttctttaatttatattttggctgtgctgggtcttcattgcagcactcaggctttctctagttgctgcagtcaggggctgctcttcattgcattgcatgggcttctcatttcagtggcttctcttgtagaacGTGAACTCTAGGCATGCAGACttaagtagttgtggcacatgggcttagttgccacaaGGTacgtggcatcttcctggaccagagatgcaacccttgtcccctgcattcttaaccactagaccaccagggaagccctagatggTAGGTTCTTGACACATTCTGGAGGGCAAATTTCCAGCAACTACCATTGTTACTGAAAGTTCAGCTTCCCTGTACACCAGTGCCAAAGAGAATCTCAGTTTTGGGTGAAATAGGTAAGGAGAGCTTTATTACTTCGCCAGGCAAAGGGCTTCTGCCTTGAAAAACTATGTGTCCCAAcccaggataatttttttttaagacacccAAATCTCTTTTAGTGGGAAAGTGAGGCAGTTGAGGTGGGGGTCTTACTGCACAGCTTGTCCATTGGCTCTGCTTCCTGAGTCCCGTGGCTTCATTACATCTGGCAGCTCGGGTGGGCTGGAGAAGGGCTCGATGCACACGTCTTCAAATGCCTCGTCTTCCCTGAAGGCTAGCCCCACAGTCACTGGGGCCTGAGGTAGTGCCGTTTGGCGGGTGAAACCACACTCGCCCAATGTCCTGCTGTCATCCAGAAGCTGGTTGTCTTTATACAGCCGCTGCTCATCTGGTGGACGCTTGAGGATACCCTGGATGACGCGCTTCAACTCAAACACGGTGCTCGACTCCTTGGCCTCAGTGAAGATGGTGGTCTTGCCGCGCCGGATCATGAGGAACACATCCATTGCGGTGG
This window harbors:
- the NUPR2 gene encoding nuclear protein 2 (The RefSeq protein has 2 substitutions compared to this genomic sequence) — encoded protein: MEPAAPTVQPRAQPPPPDVWPPVGSEEEFYDCPDYYYLRDFPACGAGRINGRTRRERELRTNWLVPGGHERKIAQKLLNSQRKRRQRQLQPRPRTRLT
- the LOC132343864 gene encoding elongin-B-like, yielding MDVFLMIRRGKTTIFTEAKESSTVFELKRVIQGILKRPPDEQRLYKDNQLLDDSRTLGECGFTRQTALPQAPVTVGLAFREDEAFEDVCIEPFSSPPELPDVMKPRDSGSRANGQAVQ